One Actinomycetota bacterium genomic region harbors:
- a CDS encoding YceI family protein yields IRPGEGETEWKVDGELTIKGTTRPVTVEVEFLGGAIDPWGNQRIGFSGVVAKVNREDWGLTWNAALETGGFLLSKDVRLEIEAELIKK; encoded by the coding sequence CATCCGGCCCGGCGAGGGCGAGACCGAGTGGAAGGTCGACGGCGAGCTCACCATCAAGGGCACGACCCGCCCGGTCACCGTGGAGGTCGAGTTCCTGGGCGGCGCCATCGACCCCTGGGGCAACCAGCGGATCGGCTTCTCCGGGGTCGTGGCCAAGGTCAACCGGGAGGACTGGGGCCTGACCTGGAACGCCGCCCTGGAGACGGGCGGGTTCCTGCTCTCCAAGGACGTCCGCCTGGAAATCGAGGCCGAGCTCATCAAGAAGTAG